The Pectobacterium parmentieri genome segment TGTTTGCCAGCGTCACTAATGCGCTTGCCACTGCCAGTAATAGGATAAGACGTCGTAGCCCGAAATGATTGAGTAGTTTAAAAAACATAGTGGCAGAGCGGCACGGTGGCAAAAAATGACCGCTATCATAAGTGTTGATGCCCTACGGTGCAAAAGAATTGACCAGCAATCAGGAGTTGACGGCTTCTGCTATGATCCAGACAATCCTTGTTTTTATAAAATATGGGTAGGTTTTATGGAAGCGTGGCTGGATCATCTGGTTACCCAATCACTCGCGTATTCGCTGATCGCCGTCATGCTGGTTGCCTTTCTGGAATCTCTGGCTCTGGTGGGCCTGCTGTTGCCGGGCACGGTGATGATGGCAACGCTGGGGGCACTAATCGGTAGCGGACAAATGGGGCTGTATCCTGCGTGGGCGGCTGGAATTATCGGCTGCCTGCTAGGGGATTGGATTTCCTATTTTATTGGCGTGCGTTTCAAAGCGCCGCTGCATAACTGGTCTTTCCTGAAAAAGTATCAGACATTAGTAAATAAAACCGAATATGCTCTGTATCAACACCCAATGCCGACGATATTGATCGGGCGCTTTGTCGGCCCGACGCGGCCGTTAATCCCGATGGTAGCGGGAATGCTGGGGTTGCCTCCGTATAAATTTGCCGTGCCGAATATCATCGGCTGCCTGCTGTGGCCACCAGCCTATTTCTTACCCGGCATTTTGGCTGGGGTGGCAATTGATATTCCCGCAGACACGAACAGCGCGGGTTTTAAGTGGTTATTATTGGTAACGGCCGTCGCCGTGTGGGTCGCAGGCTGGTTAAACTGGCGCTGGTGGCGCAGTGATAAGCGTAAACATCTTGATTGGTTTAGCAGAATGATGCCGCTCAGACGCCTGCGTTGGGCGGTTCCGGCGATATCTGTGGCGGCGGTTGCATCGTTGATCGCGCTGATTCAGCACCCGTTGATGCCAGTTTACCGGCACCTGCTATGGCAGGTGCTCAACGGGTAGCCTCTATTCCGGCCGGGGAGGTTCCCGGCCCTTGCCAGATTTAACAGTAAAACTCGGCGACCTGCTCGAAAATACGCATTTCTTCACCGTGACGGCGTACCTGAAGGACGTCCTCCAGTTTCTCTACCTGGCTGATCATCTGCTGTAGTCGCTGGTCATCTTTGACGAGTAGCCAGATTCGGCTTTCTTCACCACTTGCCAGCGGCATACACAGAATACCTTCTACGTTAAATGCACGGCGGGCAAACAGACCGCAAACGTGTGACATCACGCCGGGGTGGTTGCGCACAGAGAGTTCTAGCGTGACCTGATTTGAAGTTGCTTGAGTTGACATAGTCATTAATCTCCGATCATATCGATGTTCGCTGCGCCCGGCGGCACGATGGGGAAAACTTTTTCATTAGCATCAATGCTTACGTGGATCAGCGCTGGCCCCGGCTGGTTGAGCGCTTCTTTCAACGCGGCCTGTGGGTCGGTTGCCGCGTTCAGATCGCAAGTCGCAAAGCCGAAACCTGCGGCAATGGCGAGGAAATTCGCACTATAGCGGTAATCTGCAGCGAAGATGCGCTGCTGGAAAAACATATCCTGTTGCTGGTGAACCAGACCGAGTGACTGGTTATTCATCAGGACGATTTTTACGTTGAGCCCTTCTTCTGCCGCAGTCGCCATTTCCTGAATGTTCATCATCAGGCTGCCATCACCTGAGAAACACACCACGGTACGCTCCGGTTCGGCCAGTGCGGCACCAATCGCCGCAGGCAAGCCAAAGCCCATCGTGCCAAACCCGCCGGATGTCAGCCACTGACGTGGACGACGCAGCGGATAAGATTGGGCCACCCACATCTGGTGTTGGCCGACATCAGTCGTGATGATCGCATCATCCGTTAGCGCCTGCGCGGTGGCCTGAACCAGACCATAATGGCTTAACGGATCGTCAGCATTCGGCATATTGAACGGAAATTCCTGTTGCAACCCACGGACGGTGGCGCGCCATACGTCACGCGACTGTGAGGTAATATGCGGCAGTAGGTGATCCAGCGCCTGCGCAACATCGGCATTGATCGCCACGTGTGGTTGACGGATCTTGCCCAACTCGGCGGGATCGATGTCGATGTGGATGATGCTGGCCTGCGGGCAAAACTGCTCCGCTTTACCAATCGCGCGATCGTCAAAACGCGCACCCAGCACAATTAACAAATCTGCCTGCTGTAAGATCAGATTGGTTGATCGTGCGGCGTGCATGCCAAGCATACCCAGCGACAGAGGATGATCGACAGGCATTGAGCCTAGTGCCATCAGCGTCATGGTGGTTGGCAGGCCGGAACGCTCCGCCAACTGAACCGCCTGTTCGTGTGCAACGCTGCTAATAATCCCCCCGCCCAGATAGAGAACCGGACGCTGTGCCGCGTTAATCATGGCCGCTGCTCGCTCGATATCCTGTTGTGCGATAGCGGGTGGCGTATCGAGAGGAAAGACGCTCGGCAGTTCGCTCAGTTCAATGGTCGCGTTCTGAATGTCTTTTGGAATATCGATCCACACCGGGCCGGGGCGACCCGACTGCGCGATGCGAAATGCTTCTGGGATCACGCGCGGCAGTTCGTTGATGTCACGCACCAGATAATTATGTTTGGTGACGGGGATAGAGATGCCGTAAGTGTCGACTTCCTGAAACGCATCGGTGCCGATCATGCTGGAAGGCACCTGACCGGTGATACACACCAGCGGGATTGAATCCAGTTTGGCATCAGCAATGGCGGTGAGCAGGTTGGTTGCCCCCGGACCGCTGGAGGCCATACAAACGGCGGCTTTCCCGCTGGCGCGCGCCATGCCTTGCGCCATAAATCCCGCACCTTGCTCGTGTCGAGCCAGAACGTGGCGAATTGTCTGGCTTTGACCCAGCGCATCATATAACGGCAGAGCTGCGCCGCCTGGAATACCCGCTACGGTGGTGATGCCCTGTTGTTCGAGCAACCGAACAATCAACTGAGCGCCTGTATAACGCATGTTTACATCCTTCATCAGGGCCGGTGCGGTGTCGGAGCGGGGAGGGTAGAAACAAGAAACCCCGCTCGGCTGGCGCCGGCGGGGTTTGAGAATCTTCGATTCGGAACCCGTTACGGCGCGCTGCTGCCGACGACCACGACCACCACGCGCACGACGACGACCGCGTCAACATGCGCGGTGCTTAGTAGTGCTGAAGTGGAAGAAGAGTAGTGCGTCACGGGGATCCTGTTTACGTTATTTGTGTTCGAATAAGTAATGAACCAATTGCCAATTCATATAAGCACAGCAGCATAAAAAGACACAATACCCACAAGGGATAAAAACCGAATATGCCTACAGGATCACAATCTATCGACATTTAATGCTGTTATTACTGCTTTATTTTTCGCCACACAACCAGAGAAGCGTGACTTTTTTCACAATTGGAACAGGGTTTCAATGTTATAAATGATAAAATAATCATTGAGATAGTGGGTGGGAATAAATGAGTATCTCCCGAATGGTGGGGAAAAGCGTATTGAGTGGGCTCCTGCTGATGGCGATGGGTATCAGCCAGGCAATGGCCTGTCAGGCTGGCCCTGCCAATGAATGGATGCGCGGTATTGAACAGCAGCGTCAGGCGGATTTGGGGAATGGTTGCTATCTCAACCCGATTATTGCGGGCGATCATCCTGATCCCACTATTATCAAGGATGGCGCTGATTACTACATGACGTTTTCGTCCTTTGACGATATCCCTGGGCTGCTGATTTGGCACTCGCGCGATCTGGTGAACTGGCAGCCGCTTGGCCCTGCGATAACGACGCCCGTTGACGCGATTTGGGCACCGGATTTGGTGAAACATGACGGCAAATATTATATCTATTTCACTACAAATCGGATTATCGACGCCAAAGGAACGAAAAAGAAAACGCTGTATGTGATTACCGCCGATGATATTCGCGGCCCGTGGACAGTACCGAAAGATACAGGATTGAAAAATCCGGCCAGCGATCCCGGTCATGTGGTGGGAGAGGACGGCAAGCGTTACATCTTTATGTCTGGCGGCAACCGGGTGCAGTTAACCGACGATGGGCTGTCGACGGTCGGTGAAATGGAAGTGGTCTATCAGGGATGGCAGTATCCGGAAGAGTGGGATGTGGAAAGCTTCTCGCAGGAAGGGCCGAAGATGCTGCGCCACGGCGAGTACTTCTATATGGTATTGGCGGAAGGTGGTACGGCAGGGCCACCAACCGGACATATGGTGATTGCCGCACGATCGAAATCGATCAACGGGCCGTGGGAAAACTCACCGCATAACCCGATTATCCGCACGCAGGATCGTTCAGAAAAATGGTGGTCACGCGGCCACGCAACGCTGATCGAAGGGCCGGATAAAAATTGGTACATGATGTATCACGGTTATGAAAACGGTTTTATGACGCTGGGACGTCAGGCGATGCTGGAGCCGATCGTCTGGGGGAACGATGGCTGGTTTACCTCTGCTGGATTCGATACCGGTAAACCGATCCGCAAACCGGCTGGAGGTGAAGCGGTGCCTCACGGTATTGGCTGGTCTGATAGCTTTACCAACGAGAAATTTCCAGCCCGCTGGCATTTCTACCGCGCCAATGCGGAAGAGTTGAAACGGGTCACGCTTAAAGACGGCAAGCTGCACCTGAAGGCAAAAGGAACGTCGCCGAAAGACAGCGCGCCGCTGACGATGATCCCCGGCGATCAGGCCTATCAAATTGAGGTCACCGCGAGCTTTGCTCCTGGAGCGCAGGCAGGCTTACTGCTGTTCTATAACGCGAAGCTGTATGTCGGGCTGTCATTTAATCAGGATGGCACGGTCATGCACCGTTATGGATTGGAAAGAGCAGAAAAGAAATTGCCGCACATCACGGGTAATGAGGTGCAAATTCGGATGAAAAACGATCGCCATATCGTGACGTTTTACACCCGAACCTCAGATCAGGAACCGTGGAAGAAATATTCGGTGCAGATGGAAGTGTCCGGCTACCATCATAACGTTGCGTATGACTTCCTCAGCTTGCGGCCTGCTCTTTATGCATCGGGCGAGGGCGACGTTACGTTCAGTAACCTGCGTTATCAGGCTTTGCCTTGATTCCCCGATCTTAAGAAGAGCGTGAAATCCCCAGGATGGTGGCGGCCTCGGCGCTGCCATCCTGTAACGCCTGAGTCGGCCCATCATAATAAATCTGCCCGTCCACGATCAGTACCGTGCGTTTTGCGATCCGCATGGCATCATCCAGATTGTGGGACACCATCAGCAGCGTGAACTGACGCTCCTGGCACACGCTTTCAACCAGATCGAGCATCTCCTGACGCAGCGCCGGATCGAGTGCCGAGAATGGTTCATCCAACAGTAGAATGGGTTGATGACGCACCAGACAGCGTGCCAATGCTGCGCGCTGACGCTGTCCGCCGGAAACCTGCGACGGTAGCCGATCCAAAAGATCTGCCAAACCAACCCGATCGGCGATCTGCCGTAGCGTTTCACGCTGTGTGGCACTGAGCCGCAGACCGGGGTGCAATCCCAGCGCGATGTTCTGCCCAATCGTAAGGTGAGGAAACAGATTGTTTTCCTGAAACAGGATCGAAACGGGTCGTTTAGCGGGAGGTGTCTCGCGGTGAGATTCACCGTTAAGCCGTAATTCGCCACTATCCGCCATCAGAAAACCGGCAATCAGGTTCAGCAGCGTGCTTTTTCCTGCGCCACTGGGGCCAAGGATGGCGATGCGCTCACCCGGTTTGACGTGAAAATCAAAACGCATGGGTAAGTGCTGATAGAAGTAGGTTAATTTCTCAAGCGCGATCATGACGGCCTGCCAGTTTCTCAATCAGGGTAAATAACATAAAGCACAGCAGCATCAACAGCAGTGCCGTGACCGCGCCATCGGCGCTGCGATAGGAGCCAATTTGCTGGTAC includes the following:
- a CDS encoding DedA family protein; translated protein: MEAWLDHLVTQSLAYSLIAVMLVAFLESLALVGLLLPGTVMMATLGALIGSGQMGLYPAWAAGIIGCLLGDWISYFIGVRFKAPLHNWSFLKKYQTLVNKTEYALYQHPMPTILIGRFVGPTRPLIPMVAGMLGLPPYKFAVPNIIGCLLWPPAYFLPGILAGVAIDIPADTNSAGFKWLLLVTAVAVWVAGWLNWRWWRSDKRKHLDWFSRMMPLRRLRWAVPAISVAAVASLIALIQHPLMPVYRHLLWQVLNG
- the ilvN gene encoding acetolactate synthase small subunit, with product MSTQATSNQVTLELSVRNHPGVMSHVCGLFARRAFNVEGILCMPLASGEESRIWLLVKDDQRLQQMISQVEKLEDVLQVRRHGEEMRIFEQVAEFYC
- the ilvB gene encoding acetolactate synthase large subunit, which gives rise to MRYTGAQLIVRLLEQQGITTVAGIPGGAALPLYDALGQSQTIRHVLARHEQGAGFMAQGMARASGKAAVCMASSGPGATNLLTAIADAKLDSIPLVCITGQVPSSMIGTDAFQEVDTYGISIPVTKHNYLVRDINELPRVIPEAFRIAQSGRPGPVWIDIPKDIQNATIELSELPSVFPLDTPPAIAQQDIERAAAMINAAQRPVLYLGGGIISSVAHEQAVQLAERSGLPTTMTLMALGSMPVDHPLSLGMLGMHAARSTNLILQQADLLIVLGARFDDRAIGKAEQFCPQASIIHIDIDPAELGKIRQPHVAINADVAQALDHLLPHITSQSRDVWRATVRGLQQEFPFNMPNADDPLSHYGLVQATAQALTDDAIITTDVGQHQMWVAQSYPLRRPRQWLTSGGFGTMGFGLPAAIGAALAEPERTVVCFSGDGSLMMNIQEMATAAEEGLNVKIVLMNNQSLGLVHQQQDMFFQQRIFAADYRYSANFLAIAAGFGFATCDLNAATDPQAALKEALNQPGPALIHVSIDANEKVFPIVPPGAANIDMIGD
- a CDS encoding family 43 glycosylhydrolase; translation: MSISRMVGKSVLSGLLLMAMGISQAMACQAGPANEWMRGIEQQRQADLGNGCYLNPIIAGDHPDPTIIKDGADYYMTFSSFDDIPGLLIWHSRDLVNWQPLGPAITTPVDAIWAPDLVKHDGKYYIYFTTNRIIDAKGTKKKTLYVITADDIRGPWTVPKDTGLKNPASDPGHVVGEDGKRYIFMSGGNRVQLTDDGLSTVGEMEVVYQGWQYPEEWDVESFSQEGPKMLRHGEYFYMVLAEGGTAGPPTGHMVIAARSKSINGPWENSPHNPIIRTQDRSEKWWSRGHATLIEGPDKNWYMMYHGYENGFMTLGRQAMLEPIVWGNDGWFTSAGFDTGKPIRKPAGGEAVPHGIGWSDSFTNEKFPARWHFYRANAEELKRVTLKDGKLHLKAKGTSPKDSAPLTMIPGDQAYQIEVTASFAPGAQAGLLLFYNAKLYVGLSFNQDGTVMHRYGLERAEKKLPHITGNEVQIRMKNDRHIVTFYTRTSDQEPWKKYSVQMEVSGYHHNVAYDFLSLRPALYASGEGDVTFSNLRYQALP
- the thiQ gene encoding thiamine ABC transporter ATP-binding protein ThiQ, whose product is MIALEKLTYFYQHLPMRFDFHVKPGERIAILGPSGAGKSTLLNLIAGFLMADSGELRLNGESHRETPPAKRPVSILFQENNLFPHLTIGQNIALGLHPGLRLSATQRETLRQIADRVGLADLLDRLPSQVSGGQRQRAALARCLVRHQPILLLDEPFSALDPALRQEMLDLVESVCQERQFTLLMVSHNLDDAMRIAKRTVLIVDGQIYYDGPTQALQDGSAEAATILGISRSS